In Pirellula sp. SH-Sr6A, the DNA window CTAATGCGTCCTGCGATGGGGGCTTTGATCATGCAGAAGTCCAGATCGAGTTTGGCTTGATCGATCGAGGCTTGTGCGGAACGAATCTCGGCGGCCGCGTTCGCTTGTTGCTGAATAGCCTCATCGAGGTCTTGTTGCGAAACGGCGTTGGTCACGATCAATGTTCGGTTTCGATTTAAATTGAGATCCGCGAGCTTGAGTTGCGCGTTGGCCTGCTCCAATCTGGCTTCCGCGCTGCGCAGAGCATATTCGTAGGGACGGCGATCGATCTCAAAAAGGAGCTGGTCCTTGTCGACTTCCTGACCGTCATCGAAGTAGATCTTCGTGAGATAACCGGTCACCCTGGCGTGGATCTCGACGAAATCAGGGGACTCCGTCCTCCCCACATATTCGTACGACTCCTGCACATTCTTCGAGACTGGTTTTTGGACCGTCACATCAGGGGGAGGTGCATCGACCGGTTTAGGCTGCTCGGGCGCGCATCCCTGTAACATGACGAGAAAGAGAGCAAGCAACGCGGTAAATGCGTTGTCGTTCGGGGTGCGCATGAGAGACCTCGGAACAGGATCATAGAGAAGGAGCGGCACTTCGCGTTCGAAGCGACTGCACCTAGTTGTAAGAGGAATCCTGCGAGTTGCAAGCGACGCGCATCAAAGCGCGAAGGGGCAAAGCAAAATGGATGACGGAGAACGCCGAACTGGCGAGCACCCCACTGTGAAACTCACTCTAGCCAAAAGAAAAGGGCCCCGAGTCGTCGGAGCCCTTTGCATATAGATCGGTTGTCGAATTACTTCTTCTCAACCTTAGCGAACTTCGCTTTAGCATAAGCGTCTTCGCCGAAGATCTTTGCAACCTTGTCTTCGTCGGACATCTTTTCAGCCTTGCCTTTGCAGTTGCCACAGCAGAAAGTGACGGTGGCGCCCTTGAACTCGATCTTTTGATCTGCATTCAACTTGCCACCGGTGAATGGGCAAGCAGCTTGCTCGACTTGCTTGGTAGCGATCAATTGGTGATTCGCCTTGGAAGCATGGGCTTTTTTGTCACCGTCGAAGGTCTTCTTGCAGTTGTCGCAGCAGAAGTAAACCTTGCCGTCTTTCCATTCCGAATTCTTGTCTTCCTTCGCGGCCGACTTGCCATTCATCATGCATTTTACGTCTTTCAAGTCGACTTTCTCGAAAGCGTAGCTAGCACCAGCAAAAGCAATAACAGCGGCAAACAAACCCAACAGTGCGTTCTTCATATTTCCTCACTCCAACGTTATCGGACAGAACAAACTTTCACGTGTGGTCACGCGTTTCGATTGTAGTACGGTGTCAAATTCGGTGTCAACCTGTTCGCAACGCCCGGTAATCGGCCGCAGAGGAGGCTATACTGCCAAGAATGTCACGGTGGCCCGGTTTTCCCCGCGAAACGGGCAATTTGTACATTTCTTCCCTTGGACCAACCCTCATTCCTCCCAAAAACAATCCGGTGAATTCCTTATGAATTTGAAGATTCCCACGGTCGTTGCTCTCGTCTCCGTACTCTTCCAAGCTGCTTCGCCGGCGCAATGCCAGTCTCCGGATGAACGTTCAGCCAGCAAACCGATCCAGGTGTTGCTCATCACCGGCGGCTGCTGCCACGACTACGATTTCCAGACCAAAGCAATGCAATTGGCGGCGAAGGATAAATCGCTTCCCGTAAACTGGACTGTCGTGAATCAGGGAGGCAAGGGAACGAAGGCGATGATCGACTTTTACAAGAACCCCAAGTGGTACGAGGGTTTTGACGTCGTCATTCATAACGAGTGCTTTGCAGATACCGATGACCCCGAGTACATCCGCGGAATCACCAAGCCGCATCGCGAGGGGGTGAACGCATTGGTGATC includes these proteins:
- a CDS encoding ThuA domain-containing protein, translating into MNLKIPTVVALVSVLFQAASPAQCQSPDERSASKPIQVLLITGGCCHDYDFQTKAMQLAAKDKSLPVNWTVVNQGGKGTKAMIDFYKNPKWYEGFDVVIHNECFADTDDPEYIRGITKPHREGVNALVIHCAMHTYRSADVDDWRAFLGVTSRRHDHQSEYPVTVTAPDHPTMKDIPKDGYRSAKDELYIIEKVWPTTKVLATSKSEKDGKEHPVYWANQYGDARVFGTTYGHSNETFSDPVFLATIVNGIRWAAGK